Proteins from a genomic interval of uncultured Desulfuromusa sp.:
- the atpH gene encoding ATP synthase F1 subunit delta, whose translation MSNSAIAIRYAKALLGIASEEKQVEKYAEELVEVATVLKREDLLRLLLDSPTFPLEKKTAIMRDIVKLLQLSDGMSHFLDLLLEKGRIIYIPEIDNNYRRFADELSGVVRANIKSANKLTKKREEEIKKSLETQTGKKVVLSVDIDKSLIGGLQAEMDGKLFDGSVKTQLKRIADTLAKG comes from the coding sequence TTGAGTAACAGTGCGATTGCAATAAGATATGCCAAGGCGTTGTTGGGAATAGCTTCTGAAGAGAAGCAGGTCGAGAAATATGCCGAAGAACTGGTGGAAGTTGCAACAGTATTGAAAAGAGAAGACTTGTTGCGATTGCTGCTCGACAGTCCAACTTTTCCGCTGGAAAAAAAGACCGCAATCATGCGTGACATTGTCAAGCTTCTTCAACTAAGTGACGGAATGAGTCATTTTCTTGATCTGCTCCTTGAAAAAGGGAGAATCATATATATTCCGGAAATCGATAATAATTATCGTCGGTTTGCTGATGAATTGTCAGGCGTCGTTCGCGCGAATATTAAATCTGCAAACAAATTGACAAAAAAACGTGAAGAAGAGATCAAAAAAAGCCTTGAAACGCAAACAGGTAAAAAGGTTGTTCTGAGCGTAGATATAGATAAATCGTTGATTGGCGGTCTTCAGGCCGAAATGGACGGTAAACTTTTTGACGGTAGCGTGAAAACCCAGCTGAAACGGATTGCAGATACCTTAGCAAAGGGGTAA
- the atpA gene encoding F0F1 ATP synthase subunit alpha: protein MEIRAEEISAIIKKQIEDFGREVEVSETGTIISVGDGIARIHGLDKAMSGELLEFPGGTMGMVLNLEEDNVGAAILGDSEHIKEGDLVKRTEQIVQVPVGDALVGRVVNGIGIPIDGKGEIKTDTYSQVELKAPGIVDRKSVHEPMQTGLKAIDAMVPIGRGQRELIIGDRQTGKTAVATDTIINQKGNGVICIYVAIGQKRSTVAQVVDKLRQQGAMDYTIVVAATASDPAPLQFISPYTGVTMGEFFRDNGKHALIIYDDLSKQSVAYRQLSLLLRRPPGREAFPGDVFYLHSRLLERACKLSDAKGAGSLTALPIIETQAGDVSAYIPTNVISITDGQIFLETDLFYSGVRPAINVGLSVSRVGGSAQVKSMKQVAGTLRLALAQYREMAAFAQFGSDLDAATQAQLNRGARLVEILKQGQYKPLPVAVQVLAIYAANNGYCDDFPATAVQRYESEMVSFMEAQHADVIKDLAAKNKIDDDLEGRIKAALDEFKGQFVA, encoded by the coding sequence ATGGAAATTAGAGCAGAAGAAATCAGTGCAATAATCAAGAAGCAGATTGAAGACTTCGGTCGTGAAGTTGAGGTCAGCGAAACCGGGACCATTATCTCGGTGGGTGACGGTATTGCCCGCATTCATGGTCTTGATAAAGCCATGTCCGGTGAGCTTCTTGAATTCCCTGGTGGAACCATGGGAATGGTCCTTAACCTTGAAGAAGATAATGTCGGTGCCGCGATCCTTGGCGACTCAGAACACATCAAAGAGGGTGACCTCGTTAAACGGACTGAACAGATTGTTCAGGTCCCGGTTGGTGACGCGCTGGTTGGTCGAGTTGTTAACGGTATAGGAATTCCGATTGATGGTAAAGGTGAGATCAAAACCGATACCTACAGCCAGGTAGAACTGAAGGCACCGGGGATTGTCGATCGTAAATCGGTCCATGAACCAATGCAAACAGGGCTTAAAGCCATTGATGCAATGGTCCCGATTGGCCGTGGACAGCGGGAACTGATCATTGGTGACCGGCAGACCGGAAAAACTGCCGTGGCAACTGACACCATTATCAACCAGAAAGGTAACGGGGTCATTTGTATCTATGTCGCGATTGGTCAAAAGCGGTCGACCGTTGCACAGGTGGTTGACAAGTTGCGCCAACAGGGAGCAATGGACTACACCATCGTTGTTGCTGCAACGGCATCTGACCCGGCACCGCTACAGTTTATCTCTCCATATACCGGTGTGACTATGGGTGAGTTTTTCCGTGATAACGGTAAACATGCCCTGATTATTTATGATGATCTTTCAAAACAATCTGTTGCTTACAGGCAGTTGTCACTGTTGCTCCGCCGGCCACCAGGACGTGAAGCTTTTCCGGGTGATGTTTTCTATCTGCATAGCCGGTTGCTTGAGCGCGCTTGTAAATTGAGCGATGCCAAAGGGGCTGGGTCATTGACAGCGTTGCCGATTATTGAGACACAGGCTGGAGACGTTTCTGCTTATATTCCGACCAATGTTATCTCGATTACCGATGGCCAGATCTTCCTTGAGACCGATTTGTTCTATTCTGGCGTCCGTCCTGCCATCAATGTTGGTTTGTCTGTCTCCCGTGTTGGTGGTTCAGCGCAAGTTAAGTCTATGAAGCAGGTCGCAGGCACTTTGCGGTTGGCTCTTGCTCAGTATCGGGAAATGGCGGCCTTTGCCCAGTTTGGTTCCGATCTTGATGCTGCAACCCAGGCACAGCTTAATCGTGGTGCCCGTCTGGTTGAGATTCTAAAGCAGGGCCAATACAAGCCCCTTCCGGTTGCTGTTCAGGTTCTGGCAATCTATGCAGCCAACAATGGCTACTGTGATGATTTTCCGGCAACTGCCGTCCAGCGCTATGAAAGCGAAATGGTCTCTTTCATGGAAGCTCAACATGCAGACGTCATAAAAGATCTTGCAGCAAAAAATAAAATTGATGACGATCTTGAAGGGCGGATTAAAGCAGCTCTGGATGAGTTCAAAGGTCAGTTTGTAGCCTGA
- a CDS encoding F0F1 ATP synthase subunit gamma, which translates to MASLKDIKKRIGSVKNTQQITKAMKMVAAAKLRRAQDAAVSARPYAEKLHAVMSSLAQREDGDGHALLNQRGTGRALIVLMTADRGLCGGFNANVSKEAERFIRSNEQGFDDIDLMIIGRRGRDFLRNRVGENITKVHEDITSDATYKTAQLIGQEIVESYSEEKYDAVYVIYNAFKSAIEQIVTTERVLPIQPRPGEDIQENSVDYIYEPNRGEVLAQLLPKMVEVQIFRALLESNASEQGARMSSMDSASRNAAEMIDNLTLQYNRARQAAITKELIEIISGAESI; encoded by the coding sequence ATGGCAAGTCTGAAGGACATAAAAAAGCGGATCGGCTCGGTAAAAAACACCCAGCAGATCACCAAAGCGATGAAAATGGTTGCTGCAGCAAAATTACGTCGGGCACAGGATGCAGCCGTTTCTGCTCGTCCCTATGCGGAGAAGCTCCATGCGGTGATGTCCAGTTTGGCTCAACGTGAAGATGGCGATGGACACGCTCTTCTCAATCAACGAGGAACCGGTCGTGCACTTATCGTACTGATGACGGCAGATCGTGGTCTTTGTGGAGGTTTCAACGCAAATGTCTCGAAAGAGGCAGAACGTTTCATCCGTAGCAACGAGCAGGGATTTGATGATATTGATCTGATGATCATCGGTCGAAGAGGACGTGATTTTCTCAGGAACCGGGTTGGCGAAAATATCACCAAGGTCCATGAAGATATCACCAGCGATGCAACCTATAAAACAGCTCAGTTGATTGGTCAGGAAATTGTTGAATCGTACAGTGAGGAGAAATACGACGCTGTTTACGTTATCTACAATGCATTTAAAAGTGCCATTGAGCAAATTGTGACGACAGAGCGGGTTTTACCGATTCAGCCAAGGCCTGGAGAAGATATTCAGGAAAATAGCGTCGATTATATTTATGAACCGAATCGGGGTGAAGTTCTTGCCCAACTGCTGCCAAAGATGGTTGAAGTGCAGATTTTTAGAGCGTTACTGGAGTCAAATGCCTCAGAACAGGGTGCTCGAATGTCCTCAATGGACAGTGCGAGTCGTAATGCTGCTGAAATGATTGACAATTTAACATTGCAATATAACCGCGCACGTCAGGCTGCGATCACCAAAGAATTGATAGAAATCATTTCTGGTGCAGAATCAATTTGA
- the atpD gene encoding F0F1 ATP synthase subunit beta, with protein MNKGKITQVIGPVVDVEFEPGKLPEIFYAVKITNPSLGEGEWNLVCEVAQHLGENTVRTIAMDSTDGLVRGQEVIDTGDQILMPVGPKTLGRIMNVVGEPVDEAGPVENEKAWPIHRPAPDFVSQSTKVEAFETGIKVVDLLAPYSRGGKIGLFGGAGVGKTVLIMELINNIAQQHGGFSVFAGVGERTREGNDLWEEMKESGVLEKTALVYGQMNEPPGARARVALSALTVAEYFRDEEGQDVLLFIDNIFRFTQAGSEVSALLGRIPSAVGYQPTLSTEMGELQERITTTDKGSITSVQAIYVPADDLTDPAPATAFAHLDATTVLSRQISELGIYPAVDPLDSTSRILDPQVIGEEHYKVARDVQFVLQRYKDLQDIIAILGMDELSEEDKQVVARARKIQRFLSQPFHVAEVFTGSPGKYVELKDTIKGFQEILDGKHDNLPEQAFYLVGTIEEAVQKAKEMAA; from the coding sequence ATGAATAAGGGAAAGATCACACAGGTTATTGGTCCTGTCGTTGACGTGGAGTTTGAGCCGGGCAAGTTGCCGGAGATCTTCTACGCAGTAAAGATTACCAACCCTTCATTGGGTGAAGGTGAGTGGAATCTGGTTTGTGAGGTCGCACAGCATCTGGGAGAAAATACTGTTCGTACTATCGCTATGGACTCAACTGACGGGCTGGTTCGTGGTCAGGAAGTTATCGATACCGGCGATCAGATTTTGATGCCTGTCGGTCCCAAGACCCTTGGTCGGATCATGAATGTTGTTGGTGAGCCGGTTGATGAAGCTGGACCGGTTGAGAATGAAAAAGCTTGGCCGATTCACCGTCCAGCACCTGATTTTGTGAGTCAATCGACGAAAGTCGAGGCTTTTGAAACAGGTATCAAGGTTGTTGACCTGCTGGCTCCTTATTCCAGAGGCGGTAAAATCGGTCTGTTTGGTGGAGCCGGTGTTGGTAAGACGGTTCTGATTATGGAACTGATCAACAATATCGCTCAACAGCACGGTGGTTTTTCTGTTTTCGCCGGTGTTGGTGAACGGACTCGTGAAGGTAACGACCTCTGGGAAGAGATGAAAGAATCAGGAGTTCTGGAAAAAACGGCTCTTGTCTACGGTCAGATGAATGAGCCTCCTGGAGCCCGTGCCCGTGTTGCTTTATCAGCGTTGACAGTTGCTGAGTATTTCCGTGATGAAGAAGGTCAGGATGTTCTGCTCTTCATTGATAATATCTTCCGCTTTACTCAGGCTGGGTCTGAAGTTTCGGCCCTCCTTGGGCGGATACCTTCTGCTGTTGGTTACCAGCCAACACTTTCGACAGAGATGGGTGAGCTGCAAGAGCGGATTACTACAACCGACAAAGGTTCAATAACTTCGGTTCAGGCCATTTATGTCCCTGCCGATGACTTGACGGACCCTGCTCCAGCGACAGCTTTTGCTCACTTGGACGCAACGACTGTTCTTTCACGTCAGATTTCTGAACTTGGGATCTATCCAGCTGTTGATCCCCTTGACTCCACCAGCCGTATCCTTGATCCACAGGTTATCGGTGAAGAGCACTATAAGGTTGCTCGTGATGTTCAGTTTGTTCTGCAGCGCTATAAAGATCTGCAGGATATTATCGCCATTTTGGGTATGGATGAACTTTCTGAGGAAGATAAGCAGGTTGTTGCTCGTGCGCGGAAGATCCAGCGCTTTCTTTCTCAGCCGTTTCATGTTGCCGAGGTGTTTACCGGATCTCCAGGTAAATATGTTGAATTAAAAGATACTATCAAAGGGTTTCAGGAAATTCTTGATGGTAAGCATGACAATCTCCCTGAGCAGGCTTTTTATCTCGTTGGTACCATTGAAGAGGCGGTACAAAAAGCCAAAGAAATGGCCGCCTGA
- a CDS encoding F0F1 ATP synthase subunit epsilon, which yields MADKLKLEMVTPYKRVLSEEVDEITAPGFVGELGLLPGHTPLLTTLKVGELTYKKGSELFHIAVNWGYLEVEEDTVTVLVDTAETADEIDLARAQAALGRAEDALKTLPHEDKKYMIMEAALQRALIRIQVAGKGH from the coding sequence ATGGCTGATAAGCTGAAATTAGAAATGGTCACACCTTATAAACGGGTTCTTTCCGAGGAGGTGGATGAAATAACCGCCCCCGGATTTGTTGGTGAACTCGGCCTTCTTCCTGGGCATACGCCCTTATTGACAACGTTGAAGGTTGGTGAACTGACCTATAAAAAAGGCAGTGAGCTGTTTCATATCGCTGTTAACTGGGGTTATCTTGAGGTAGAAGAAGATACGGTTACAGTTTTGGTTGATACGGCTGAAACTGCGGACGAGATCGACTTGGCTCGGGCTCAAGCAGCGTTAGGTAGAGCCGAAGATGCATTGAAAACTCTGCCCCACGAAGACAAAAAATATATGATCATGGAAGCTGCTCTGCAGCGTGCACTGATCAGAATCCAGGTGGCTGGAAAAGGCCACTAA
- a CDS encoding ATP-binding protein, with amino-acid sequence MPNKLKTQKSTCLTIALGYFIVSGLWALISNKVFAALLSQPALAEQSVGPGYWFFIAASTGMLYWLLNYWEVAIAESQKNLQKVNRSLRSFSSCTKAMTRMDDELELMEEICRICVEVGGHSMAWVAFGDDDEKKLLRPVAHWGAKGCFLDELQATWDDTELGRGPAGTSIRTGKITVFHNLLTNPLYRPWREAVEKCGYTSCIALPLIADGRVFGSLVIFDALPHAFDVEEAQLLEELAEDLSYGIKGLRLKAESKREMEERFMLATVMDQTSDGVITFDADGYIQYINPSFESLCGVPAAEAIGVSIHEFECSKRNPVFYRAVLSVFNSNEVLSGHFVNKKRDGSEYDMDANVAPVFGASGEVVRYVATIRDVSEAVGLQRQLRQAQKMEALATLSGGIAHDFNNILAIIITNMEMTLEDIPEDSPLLGSMQLVLRAGLRGKNLVKQFLTISRQNEQSQKIVPIEDIVEDCFSLLRSTLPTTIELRKDFNVESSLIVADPTQINQVIMNLCTNAGDAMQQKGGILDISLSEVELTANEIARYPGLEPGKFVKLIVADTGHGMTREVMDRIFDPFFTTKTKGKGTGLGLSIVHSIVKNHRGNISVNSIIDVGTTFTILFPKVEGQGRTIDEIAAPKEMSGQGRILFVDDEVDYVTGMKTGLERLGYVVTAETDSRKTLELFRQNPDMFDLVITDQTMPHLTGVMLAQELLAIRADLPIILCSGSSPATDAAVSPGKAKAIGIREVLMKPVERSVMNRVVQQLLNPQPE; translated from the coding sequence ATGCCAAATAAACTGAAAACACAAAAATCAACCTGTTTAACTATTGCTTTAGGGTATTTTATTGTTAGTGGTTTATGGGCCCTTATTTCTAATAAAGTGTTTGCGGCACTGCTGAGCCAACCGGCACTTGCAGAGCAGTCAGTCGGACCGGGATATTGGTTTTTTATTGCAGCATCGACAGGAATGCTCTACTGGTTGCTGAACTATTGGGAAGTGGCAATTGCGGAGTCCCAGAAAAATTTACAAAAGGTTAACCGTTCATTAAGAAGTTTCAGCTCATGCACCAAAGCAATGACCCGGATGGATGATGAATTGGAACTGATGGAAGAAATTTGCCGTATCTGTGTTGAAGTTGGGGGTCACAGTATGGCATGGGTTGCTTTTGGAGATGACGACGAAAAAAAGTTGTTACGACCTGTTGCCCATTGGGGGGCCAAAGGATGCTTTCTGGATGAATTACAGGCCACCTGGGATGATACTGAGCTTGGACGAGGACCTGCCGGCACCAGTATTCGCACGGGTAAGATTACGGTTTTTCATAATTTACTGACCAACCCTCTCTATCGTCCTTGGCGAGAAGCAGTTGAAAAGTGTGGTTATACCTCATGTATTGCTCTTCCACTTATTGCTGACGGCAGGGTTTTTGGTTCTTTGGTTATTTTTGATGCTCTTCCGCATGCATTTGATGTTGAAGAGGCCCAACTTTTAGAGGAACTGGCAGAAGATCTGTCCTACGGGATTAAAGGTCTGCGTTTAAAAGCAGAAAGCAAGCGTGAAATGGAAGAGCGTTTCATGTTGGCAACCGTTATGGACCAGACCTCAGATGGGGTCATTACTTTTGATGCAGACGGATACATTCAGTATATCAATCCGAGTTTTGAATCGTTATGTGGAGTTCCTGCTGCTGAAGCGATTGGAGTCAGTATCCATGAATTTGAGTGTTCAAAAAGAAATCCGGTTTTTTATCGGGCGGTTTTAAGTGTCTTTAACAGCAATGAGGTTTTGAGCGGCCATTTCGTAAATAAAAAAAGAGATGGTAGTGAATATGATATGGATGCAAACGTTGCCCCTGTTTTTGGTGCTTCCGGCGAAGTTGTCCGTTATGTGGCAACAATTCGTGATGTGAGTGAAGCTGTAGGCCTGCAGAGGCAGCTGCGGCAGGCACAAAAAATGGAAGCACTTGCAACGCTGTCAGGGGGGATAGCCCATGACTTTAATAATATCCTGGCCATCATCATCACAAACATGGAGATGACACTTGAGGATATTCCGGAAGACAGTCCGCTGTTGGGATCGATGCAGCTGGTTTTAAGGGCAGGTCTGCGAGGGAAAAATTTGGTTAAACAATTCCTGACAATCAGCCGTCAGAATGAGCAGTCCCAGAAAATAGTTCCAATCGAAGACATTGTGGAAGATTGTTTTTCGTTGCTGCGGTCTACGCTGCCCACAACAATTGAATTACGCAAGGACTTTAATGTTGAATCCAGTCTGATCGTCGCTGATCCGACGCAGATCAATCAAGTTATCATGAATCTCTGTACCAATGCCGGTGATGCGATGCAGCAAAAAGGGGGGATTTTAGATATCAGTCTTAGCGAAGTCGAATTGACGGCCAACGAAATAGCGCGCTATCCGGGGTTAGAGCCCGGCAAGTTTGTGAAATTAATCGTTGCTGATACGGGTCATGGGATGACCAGAGAAGTTATGGATAGAATATTTGATCCATTTTTTACAACTAAAACGAAAGGAAAAGGCACGGGACTGGGGTTATCAATTGTTCATAGTATTGTAAAAAATCATCGAGGGAATATTTCGGTCAATAGCATTATCGATGTGGGGACAACCTTCACAATCCTGTTTCCAAAAGTTGAAGGACAGGGGCGTACAATTGACGAGATTGCAGCTCCAAAAGAAATGTCTGGTCAAGGCCGGATACTGTTTGTCGATGATGAAGTCGATTATGTCACAGGGATGAAAACGGGTCTTGAGCGATTAGGGTACGTTGTCACTGCTGAAACTGACAGCCGCAAAACTTTAGAACTCTTTCGGCAAAACCCGGACATGTTTGACTTGGTCATTACTGATCAAACCATGCCTCATCTAACGGGAGTTATGCTGGCCCAAGAGCTGTTGGCAATTCGTGCCGATCTTCCTATAATTCTTTGTTCTGGATCTTCACCTGCGACTGACGCTGCAGTGAGTCCTGGTAAAGCTAAAGCCATTGGAATTCGTGAGGTCTTGATGAAACCGGTTGAGCGGAGCGTTATGAATCGCGTCGTTCAACAGCTGTTAAATCCGCAACCAGAGTAA
- a CDS encoding sigma-54 dependent transcriptional regulator translates to MAKILIIDDEEMMCATLSTLVERKKHEATSAMTLQEGKRLAANEDFDVVFLDVKMPDGNGLDALPIIEASPSNPEVIIMTGFGDPNGAELAIKCGAWDYVEKGFSIKEITLSLERALQYRKEKKEANQKRKPVQLKRDQIIGHSPALNNCLDMVAQAAESDANVFITGETGTGKELFARAVYENSLRSQEEFVVVDCTSLPETLVESLLFGHEKGSFTGAERAQNGLVRQAHKGTLFLDEVGELPMSLQKSFLRVLQEHRFRPVGSNKEVESEFRLIAATNRDLDAMVENGEFRSDLLFRLRTFIIELPPLRERREDIKELARYHIDRFCNQYGLDSKGFSPEFLDTLVSYPWPGNVREFVNTLERSLTTARFDQTLYPKHLPSHIRVQVRRAEMEAGSAGEPMHENKIEIEKPAGNLPKLQEFRDKIYAQAEKEYLQELMTVTGENIPEACRISGLSQSRLYALLKKNAISRAD, encoded by the coding sequence ATGGCGAAGATACTGATTATAGACGATGAAGAGATGATGTGCGCAACGCTTTCGACGTTGGTTGAACGGAAAAAGCACGAGGCAACAAGTGCCATGACTTTACAGGAGGGCAAAAGACTCGCGGCCAATGAAGACTTTGATGTCGTTTTTCTCGACGTAAAAATGCCTGATGGAAACGGTCTGGATGCTCTTCCCATCATAGAGGCGAGTCCATCTAACCCTGAAGTGATTATTATGACCGGCTTCGGAGATCCAAATGGAGCGGAATTAGCGATTAAATGCGGGGCTTGGGATTATGTCGAAAAAGGGTTTTCTATTAAAGAAATCACCCTTTCTCTGGAAAGGGCCTTGCAGTACCGAAAGGAAAAAAAGGAAGCAAATCAAAAACGTAAGCCGGTACAATTAAAAAGAGACCAAATTATTGGTCATAGTCCAGCACTCAATAACTGTCTGGATATGGTGGCACAGGCTGCCGAAAGTGATGCGAATGTTTTTATCACTGGTGAAACTGGAACAGGAAAGGAATTATTTGCCCGGGCGGTATATGAAAACAGTCTGAGGAGCCAGGAGGAATTTGTTGTGGTTGACTGTACCTCACTGCCGGAAACTCTGGTAGAGAGCCTGCTGTTTGGCCACGAAAAAGGATCCTTTACGGGAGCAGAACGAGCACAAAATGGATTAGTTCGACAGGCACACAAAGGAACACTTTTTCTCGATGAGGTTGGTGAACTGCCGATGTCGTTACAGAAGTCGTTTCTACGCGTGCTTCAGGAGCATCGTTTCCGTCCTGTGGGGAGCAACAAGGAGGTTGAAAGTGAGTTTCGTCTGATTGCAGCAACAAATCGAGACCTGGATGCGATGGTGGAGAATGGTGAATTTCGCAGTGACCTGTTATTTCGGTTAAGAACGTTTATTATTGAGCTTCCCCCCCTCAGAGAAAGACGTGAAGATATCAAGGAATTGGCCCGCTATCATATTGATAGGTTCTGCAATCAATACGGGCTTGATTCAAAAGGGTTTTCCCCTGAATTTCTAGATACGTTGGTGAGTTACCCCTGGCCTGGAAATGTGCGAGAGTTTGTTAATACCCTGGAAAGAAGTTTGACGACTGCCCGTTTTGATCAGACGCTGTACCCGAAACATCTTCCCAGCCATATTCGGGTTCAGGTGCGACGCGCAGAGATGGAAGCGGGATCTGCCGGGGAGCCCATGCATGAAAACAAGATCGAAATCGAGAAGCCCGCAGGCAATCTACCAAAACTACAGGAATTTAGAGATAAGATTTATGCTCAAGCAGAAAAAGAATATCTGCAGGAATTAATGACGGTAACGGGGGAAAATATTCCGGAAGCATGTCGTATCTCCGGATTATCCCAGTCCCGCTTGTATGCCCTACTGAAAAAGAACGCCATTTCTAGAGCTGATTGA
- a CDS encoding sigma 54-interacting transcriptional regulator: MIFTQNMKISDIKSLQNQLLKGLDSPSQWIQLFENMKIEIDLPGINEKELNIQFSENTLKISKQEKVEDILPQQEPKSIVAEDASSKVARGVAERMAKTDDPVLIYGENGTGKGLFARTIHQQSGRKDQPFVSIPCGAIDKHNTKQQMMDCLVDVGHGTLLLDGIQDLDIDMQRMLQEIIRVPVEQKYLRLITTTSTDLYEFVRKGKFSAELLAILQSCYIELLPLQQRKEDIEPLVTFYMEKICRSCGLKSKNLSPDLLRMLESYPWPGNVLELVNTVEQLLMTAQEKQTLFAKDLPTHIRIQTINSSAAQKKGI, translated from the coding sequence ATGATATTTACTCAGAATATGAAGATTTCGGATATAAAATCACTTCAGAACCAATTGCTCAAAGGGTTGGATTCTCCCAGTCAATGGATTCAATTATTTGAGAACATGAAGATAGAAATTGATCTCCCCGGAATTAATGAAAAAGAGTTGAATATTCAATTTTCAGAAAACACTTTGAAAATCAGCAAGCAGGAAAAAGTTGAAGATATCCTGCCTCAACAAGAACCCAAGAGTATTGTTGCTGAGGATGCCAGCAGCAAGGTGGCGCGAGGTGTTGCTGAAAGAATGGCCAAGACCGATGATCCAGTCCTTATTTACGGTGAAAATGGTACCGGAAAAGGATTGTTTGCTCGGACTATTCACCAGCAGAGTGGACGAAAAGATCAGCCTTTTGTTTCCATTCCTTGCGGTGCCATCGACAAACATAATACAAAACAGCAAATGATGGATTGTCTGGTCGATGTTGGTCACGGAACCCTGTTGCTTGATGGTATTCAGGATCTGGATATTGATATGCAGCGAATGTTGCAAGAAATTATTCGCGTCCCGGTTGAACAAAAGTATTTAAGGCTGATTACAACAACCAGCACAGATTTGTATGAATTCGTACGTAAAGGCAAGTTCTCTGCTGAACTCCTGGCGATTTTGCAGAGTTGTTATATTGAACTGCTGCCGTTGCAGCAGCGCAAAGAAGACATTGAGCCCCTGGTGACTTTTTATATGGAAAAAATTTGCCGGAGCTGTGGCCTGAAAAGCAAGAACCTTTCCCCTGATTTATTACGGATGTTGGAGTCATACCCGTGGCCGGGGAATGTTCTGGAACTGGTTAATACCGTAGAACAACTACTGATGACGGCGCAGGAAAAGCAAACTCTTTTTGCGAAAGATCTCCCTACTCACATCCGAATTCAAACGATCAATTCCTCTGCAGCACAGAAAAAAGGGATCTGA
- a CDS encoding response regulator, whose translation MKARKLLIADGDSVARKEMAEFFENSHFEVETTASAAYAIAKIVQKQEPLVILGDSFEEKIAPVDVIALMRKCNKNLRIILVSDDSSLETLKRIREDGIFYHALKPHSQEDNEELRSAVECAVQAY comes from the coding sequence ATGAAAGCACGAAAATTATTAATTGCCGATGGCGATAGCGTTGCACGGAAAGAAATGGCCGAGTTTTTCGAAAATTCGCATTTTGAAGTTGAAACGACTGCTTCTGCTGCCTATGCAATCGCTAAAATTGTGCAAAAACAAGAGCCTCTGGTTATTCTTGGGGATTCATTTGAAGAAAAAATCGCTCCGGTGGATGTGATTGCATTGATGCGAAAGTGTAATAAAAACCTCCGCATCATTCTGGTCTCAGATGATAGTTCCCTGGAAACCTTAAAGCGGATTCGTGAAGATGGAATTTTCTACCATGCATTGAAACCACATAGTCAGGAAGATAATGAAGAATTACGTTCTGCTGTGGAATGTGCAGTACAAGCTTATTAA
- a CDS encoding response regulator: MTKKNIYKVLAIIMALIVAGIFMLSNLGLGLTSLTKFLIIFFGAIIGLQSAPAALLFIGMVKGVSIKEPVQKQLKNENGVSQMKARKVLIADKDRVNRKQLAELFENSHYDIETTASAAYAIAKIVQKNEPIVILGDTFEEKITSSDVVALMRKCNKNLQIILVSDDTSLDALRRMREDGVFYHALKPHNQEDNDELLSAVEYAVEAFHPALS, encoded by the coding sequence ATGACAAAAAAAAATATTTATAAAGTGCTGGCAATTATCATGGCGTTGATCGTTGCTGGAATTTTTATGCTGAGTAATCTTGGTTTAGGACTAACGTCACTGACCAAATTCTTAATTATTTTCTTTGGTGCCATTATTGGTCTGCAGAGTGCACCAGCAGCGCTACTTTTTATTGGCATGGTTAAGGGCGTGTCTATTAAAGAGCCGGTCCAAAAACAATTAAAGAATGAAAATGGAGTCTCGCAGATGAAGGCTAGAAAAGTATTAATAGCGGATAAAGATAGAGTAAACCGTAAGCAATTAGCCGAACTTTTTGAAAATTCACACTATGATATCGAAACAACTGCTTCAGCAGCCTATGCCATCGCTAAAATCGTCCAAAAAAATGAACCCATTGTTATCCTTGGGGATACATTCGAAGAAAAAATTACTTCGTCTGATGTGGTTGCCCTGATGCGCAAATGCAATAAGAACCTGCAAATTATCCTGGTTTCGGATGATACCTCATTGGATGCCTTACGAAGAATGCGTGAAGATGGCGTTTTCTATCATGCACTGAAGCCACACAATCAGGAAGATAACGACGAACTGCTGTCAGCAGTGGAATATGCCGTAGAAGCCTTTCATCCAGCGTTAAGCTGA